The following DNA comes from Azospirillum sp. TSA2s.
GGGCGGTAGCCCCCTCCCCTACCCCGGGGCCCACCCCAGGGCCCACCCCAGGCCCCGCCTCCGGGTTCAGCCCCGGCATCCGTGCCCGGCTGCCGCTGCGCTCCGAATAGGCGCGGGTCAGTTCCGCGCCGAACAGGAAGATCACCGCCGAATAATAGACCCACAGCAGGATCAGCACGAAGGACCCCGCCGCGCCATAGACCGTCACCACACCGCTGGTGGCGATGTAGAAGCCGATCAGGAACTTGCCGACCGCGAACAGGAAGGCGTTCGCCGCCGCCCCCAGCCAGACGTCGGTCCAGCGGATGTAGGTGTCGGGCAGGATGCGGTAGATCATCGCGAACAGCCCGGTCAGCACCACCCAGGACGTGACGACGTCGAGCAGCCACAGCAGTGACGGCATCGCCGGCAGATAGCCGGCGGCCCAGCGACCGGCCGCCGCCAGCGCCGCGCTGACCACCAGCGACACGATCAGCAGGAAGCCGATGGCGCCGATCAGCGCCAGCGCCTTCAGCCGGACCCGCACCAGCCATGTGATGGTCGATTCCTGCGGCGCCGCCACCCGCCAGATGCGGTTCAGCGCGGTCTGCAGTTCGACGAAGACGGTGGTGGCGCCGACGATGATGGTGCCGATGCCGATGACGCTGGCGACGATCCCGGTCTCCCGCGCGCCGGCCCGCGCGATCAGATCCTGCAGGGTCTGGCCGGCGTCGCGCCCGACCAGCGCGGTCAATTGCTCGATCAGCGCGCCGCGCGCCGCCTCGTCGCCGAACACCAGCCCGGCCAGCGCAATCACCAGGATCGCCAGCGGTGCCAGCGAGAAGATGGTGTAGAAGGCGATGGACGCCGCCATGCTCATCGCGTCGTCGTTCATCCAGCCATACGCCGCATCGACCACGATCCCCCACCCCCGCCGCACGCTTGCCATCGCCGCCCTCCCGTCCCGGACCGTCCCATCCCTGGGGTAACAGCGACGGTGGCGATTTGGTCATACCGGTAACCTCGTGCGCCCGTTCCATGGTAGGAAGAAGGCGTCGGCGGCCGGACTCCGCCCGTTGCCGCCCATTGAACAGTGAACAACGCGCCGGAAAGCGTTTCACGGCGTTCCAAACGTTCCATCCACCAAGGCAGGAGACCCGCCCGGTGTCGCAAAAGGTGATCGGCCTGATCGGGGGCATGAGCTGGGAAAGCTCCGCCGAATATTACCGCATCGTCAATGAGGGCGTCCGCGACCGGCTGGGCGGGCTGCGCTCAGCCCGCTGCCTGATGTGGTCCTTCGACTTCGCGGAGGTCGAGGCGTTGCAGCATGCCGGCCGCTGGGACGATGCCACCGCCCTGATGATCGACGCCGCCCGCCGGCTGGAGCGCGGTGGCGCCGACTTCCTGCTGATCTGCACCAACACCATGCACCGCATGGCGGACGAGGTGCAGGCCGCCGTCAGCATCCCGCTGCTGCACATCGCCGATCCCACGGCGGAGCGCATCCGCGCCGCCGGCCACCGCCGCGTCGGGCTGCTCGGCACCGCCTTCACCATGGAACAGGACTTCTACAAGGGCCGGCTCGCCGAGCGCCACGGTCTGGAGGTGCTGATCCCCGACGCCGCCGACCGCGCCACCGTCCACCGCATCATCTACGAGGAACTGGTCCAGGGCCGGGTCGAGGCGGCTTCCCGCCAGGCCTACCGCGAGGTGATCGCCCGGCTGGTGGAGCGCGGCGCGGAGGCGATCATCCTCGGCTGCACCGAGATCATGCTGCTGGTGAAGCCGGAGGACAGTGCCGTCCCCCTGTTCGACACCACCGCCATCCACGCCGAAGCGGCGGTGGAGCGGGCAATCGCCGGCTTCACCCCATCCCCAGCCGTTCCTTGAGCGCGCCCAGGAAGCGCCGGCTGACCGGCACCACATGCCCGCCGTTGGTCTGAATCTCCGCCAGCCCGCCGTCGACGAAGCGGATCTCCCGGATGCGGTCCGGGTTGACCAGATGCTGGCGGTGGCAGCGGAACAGCGGGCTTTTTTCCTGGATGGTGTGCAGGGTCAATTCGGTGAAGCGCTCCTGCCCGTCCTCCCCCACCACATAGACGCCGGCAGGGCGGGAGACGACATACTCGACATCGGCCAGCTTCATCAGGGTGATGCGGTTGACCCCGGTGCAGGGGATGTGGCGCAGTTCTGCCGCCCCGGGCAACACGCCGACCTCCTGCGGGGCGCGCTGGCGACGCAGCCGCTGCAGGGTCTTCTCCAGCCGCGCCGGGTCGGCCGGTTTCAGCAGATAATCGAAGGCATGTTCCTCGAAGGCCTGGACGGCATACTCGTCATGGGCGGTCAGGAAGACGATGCGCGGCATCCGCTCAGGGTCGAGCATGCTCAGCATCTCCAGGCCGCTGACCCGCGGCATCTGGATGTCGAGGAAGACCACGTCGGGCGCCTGCCGGTTGATGGCGCCGATCGCCTCGATGGCGTTGGCGCATTCGCCGACGATGCGGATGTCGGCGGCCTCCTCCAGCAGCCGGCGCAGCTCCTCGCGCGCCAGCGGCTCGTCATCGACGATCAGGACGTTCATGGCGGGCGGCATCATGCGGGCACGGTTTCCTCAAGAGGCAGGCGCAGGGTGACGCGGGTGGCGACATCGGGCTCGCAGGCGACCGAAACGCCGTAATCCTCACCGTAGCGGTTGCGGATGCGGCGGTCGACGATGGTCATCCCCAGCCCGTCGCCGCCCGGCTTGGCCTCATAGAGCCCGGCATTGTCCTCCACCGACAGCAGCAAGTCGCCGCCCTCCCGCCGCGCCGCGATGCGCACCCGCCCGTCGCCCAGAAGCTGCGCCGTGCCATGCTTGATCGCGTTCTCCACCAGCGGCTGGAGCGAGAAGGCCGGCAGCCGGGCATGGCGCAGATCGTCCGGCACCTCGATCTCCACCGCCAGCCGGCCGGTGAAGCGGGCCAGCTCGATCTGCAGATAGGCGCTGACATGCTCGACCTCGTCGGCCAGCGTCGCCATCTGGCTCGGGCGCTTCAGGTTCTTGCGGAAGAAGGTCGACAGGTTCTGCACCAGCTGCCGCGCCCGCTCCGGATCGTTGCGGATGACGGCGGAGATGGTGTTCAGCGCGTTGAACAGGAAATGCGGGTTGACCTGGGCATGCAGCAGCTTGATCTCCGACTGCGCCAGCAGTGCCTTCTGCTGCTCGTAGCGGCCCGCCAGGATCTGGTTGGACAGCAGCCGCGCCACGCCCTCCCCCAGCGTGCGGTTGATGGTGGAGAAGATCTTGGTGCGCGGCTCGTACAGCTTGATGGTGCCGATCACCCCGCCCTCCTCGCCCACCAGCGGGATGACCAGAGCCGCCCCCAGCCGGCAGCCCGGACTGATCGAGCAGCGATAGGCAACCTCGTTGCCGTCGGCATAGATGACCTGATTGCTGGCGATGGCCTGATGGGTCTGGGGCGAGCTGATCGGCGTGCCGGGCAGATGGTGGTCGTCGCCGATGCCGATGAAGGCCAGCAGCTTTTCCCGATCGGTGATGGCGACGGCGCCGACGCCGGTCTCCTCATAGATGATGCGGGCGACGCGGGTGCTGTTCTCGCTGTTGAAGCCGCCGCGCAGCACGCCGTCGCAACGCGCGGCGATCTTCAGCGCCTTGGCGGAAAAGGCGCTGGACTGCTTCTCGTCCAGCACGCGCCGTTCCAGCAGGATGCGCATGAACAGCGCCGCGCCCAGCGTGTTGGCGACGATCATCGGGGCGGCCACCACCTCGACCAGATGCATCGCCGCCTCGAACGGCCGGGCCACCGCCAGGATGATCAGCATCTGCACCACCTCCGCCACGAAGGTGACGGCGCCGACGCGCAGCGGGTTGAACAGCGGCTCGATCCGGCCCTGCCGCACCATGTGCCGGTGGACCAGCCCGCCGATCAGCCCCTCCGCCATGGTGGAGATGGCGCAGGCCAGCGCCGACATGCCGCCCAGCGAATAGCGGTGCAAGCCCCCGGTCAGCCCGACCGCCAGCCCCACCGACGGCCCGCCGAAGATGCCGCCCAGCACCGCCCCGATGGCTCGGGTGTTGGCGATGCTGTCGTCGATGTGCAGCCCGAAATAGGTGCCCATGATGCAGAAGATCGAGAAGATCGCGTAACAGGCCAGCTTGTGCGGCCAGCGCACCGTCACATGGGTCAGCGGCAGGAACAGCGGCGTGCGGCTCAGCAGATAGGCGATCACCAGATAGACGCACATCTGCTGAAGCAGCGAGAGGATCAGGGTGAAGGGCTCGACTGGCATGACGATAATCCCGACAGCGGCCTGACGATACCGGCGCCGCTCGCCGCCATCCTACACCGGCCGGGCTCCCCCGCAGATGGGACATCCTTGCATCCCTACCCCCGCCCTACCCCACCTCCGGCGCGGGCGCTCAGCGCCGCCGCGACGCAGGGTGCAGCAGCGCCATTTCCGGCGTCACCGATTGCCGCATCGCCGCGTCCCACTCGCTCATGGTGACGAAGCGCAGGCCCCGCCTCTCCCCCTCCTCCAGGATCGCCGGCAGCGCCGCGACGGTCGCCGCCTTGGTGCTGTGCATCAGCACGACAGCGCCCGGCGCCAGCCGTTCGGTCACCCGGCGGCGGATGATGTCGGGACCGCTGTCCTTCCAGTCCTGGCTGTCGGCGGTCCACAGCACCGTCGCCATGCCATGCCGGCGCGCCAGCGCCGCCAGCGCGTCGTCCACATCGCCGAAGGGCGGCCGGAACCACGTCGCCGTCACGCCGACCGACGCCAGCACCTTCTCCGCCTGCGCCAGGTTCCACTCGCGCTCCGCCGGCTTCAGGTCGGTGGTCATCGGATGGGTTTGGGTGTGGCTGCCAACCTCGTTGTCGGAGGCCGCCACCTGCTTGGCGATGTCGTGATGCGCCGGGATCTTGGCGCCGATGTAGAAGAAGGTCGCCTTCGCCCCATGCGCCCGCAGGATGTCGAGGATGCGCGGATCATTGGCATCCGGCCCGTCGTCGATGGTCAGCGCCACCACCCGCGCCTGCGGCAGGGTCCGGTCGACCTGATCGAGGTCGAGGTCGGATCCGGGGATCAGATGCTCCGTCACGAAGGGAGCGGCGCCATGGGTGGCGGCATAGCTGCGCTGCCCGGCCATGGCCGAAACGGGCAGGGCAAGCAGGGCCGCCGCCAGCGGCAGGACGGCATGGCGGAACAGGGTCATCATCGCGGGCGCACATGGAAAAAGCCGGAGCCGCGCCACTCCCTTCGAAAGGGGTATGGCGCGGCAGAAGGCCGAGCATTGCTCCCGCCGCAGACGGCGGACAAGCGATTTCTTGGGGACCTCGGCCGGAGTTCCCCTTACGCCCCTAAACGGCCCTTGTTCGCCTCCCGCAGCAGGTTCTTCTGCACCTTGCCCATGGCGTTGCGCGGCAACTCGTCGACGAAGGCCACCGCCTTCGGCACCTTGAAGTTCGCCAGCTGCTCTTTGCAGGCGCCGACCACCGCCGCCTCATCGACCGCGGCCCCCGGCCGGCGCAGCACCACCGCCATCACCGCCTCGCCGAAATCCGGGTGGGGGATGCCGATCACCGCCGATTCCACCACGCCGTCGATGGCGTCGATCACCGTCTCCACCTCCTTGGGGTAGACGTTGAAGCCGCCGGAGATCACCAGATCCCTGGCGCGGCCGATGATGTGGACATAGCCGCGCTCGTCGATCCGGCCGACGTCGCCGGTGATGAACCAGCCGCCGGGGCGGATCTCCTGCGCCGTCTTCTCCGGCATCCGCCAGTAGCCGGAAAACACGTTCGGCCCCTTCACCTCCAGCACGCCGATCTCGCCCTCCGCAACCGGCTCCCCCGTCTTCTCGTCGGCAACGCGCACCGACACCTCGGGCAGCGGGAAGCCGACGGTGCCGGGGATGCGTTCGCCGTCCAGCGGGTTGGAGGTCAGCATGCCGGTCTCCGTCATGCCGTAGCGTTCCAGGATGGCGTGGCCGGTGCGCTCCCTGAACTCCCGGTGGGTGTCGGCCAGCAGCGGGGCGGAGCCGGAGATGAACAGCCGCATATGCGCCGCCGCCTCCGGCGTCAGGCGCGGGTCGGCCAGCAGGCGGGTGTAGAAGGTCGGCACCCCCATCATCACGGTGGCCTGCGGCAGCAGGCGGAACACGGCATCGGGATCGAACTTGCCCAGGAACAGCATGCCGGTGCCGTTCATCAGCACACAGTTGGTGGCGACGAACAGGCCATGGGTGTGGAAGATCGGCAGGGCGTGCAGCAGCACGTCGTCGGACCGGAAGCCCCAGACGCGGTGCAGGGTGGCGGCGTTGGAGGACAGGTTGCGGTGGCTCATCAT
Coding sequences within:
- a CDS encoding YihY/virulence factor BrkB family protein; protein product: MASVRRGWGIVVDAAYGWMNDDAMSMAASIAFYTIFSLAPLAILVIALAGLVFGDEAARGALIEQLTALVGRDAGQTLQDLIARAGARETGIVASVIGIGTIIVGATTVFVELQTALNRIWRVAAPQESTITWLVRVRLKALALIGAIGFLLIVSLVVSAALAAAGRWAAGYLPAMPSLLWLLDVVTSWVVLTGLFAMIYRILPDTYIRWTDVWLGAAANAFLFAVGKFLIGFYIATSGVVTVYGAAGSFVLILLWVYYSAVIFLFGAELTRAYSERSGSRARMPGLNPEAGPGVGPGVGPGVGEGATARSSRVPESSGSAAP
- a CDS encoding aspartate/glutamate racemase family protein, giving the protein MSQKVIGLIGGMSWESSAEYYRIVNEGVRDRLGGLRSARCLMWSFDFAEVEALQHAGRWDDATALMIDAARRLERGGADFLLICTNTMHRMADEVQAAVSIPLLHIADPTAERIRAAGHRRVGLLGTAFTMEQDFYKGRLAERHGLEVLIPDAADRATVHRIIYEELVQGRVEAASRQAYREVIARLVERGAEAIILGCTEIMLLVKPEDSAVPLFDTTAIHAEAAVERAIAGFTPSPAVP
- the btsR gene encoding two-component system response regulator BtsR; the protein is MNVLIVDDEPLAREELRRLLEEAADIRIVGECANAIEAIGAINRQAPDVVFLDIQMPRVSGLEMLSMLDPERMPRIVFLTAHDEYAVQAFEEHAFDYLLKPADPARLEKTLQRLRRQRAPQEVGVLPGAAELRHIPCTGVNRITLMKLADVEYVVSRPAGVYVVGEDGQERFTELTLHTIQEKSPLFRCHRQHLVNPDRIREIRFVDGGLAEIQTNGGHVVPVSRRFLGALKERLGMG
- a CDS encoding sensor histidine kinase, whose amino-acid sequence is MPVEPFTLILSLLQQMCVYLVIAYLLSRTPLFLPLTHVTVRWPHKLACYAIFSIFCIMGTYFGLHIDDSIANTRAIGAVLGGIFGGPSVGLAVGLTGGLHRYSLGGMSALACAISTMAEGLIGGLVHRHMVRQGRIEPLFNPLRVGAVTFVAEVVQMLIILAVARPFEAAMHLVEVVAAPMIVANTLGAALFMRILLERRVLDEKQSSAFSAKALKIAARCDGVLRGGFNSENSTRVARIIYEETGVGAVAITDREKLLAFIGIGDDHHLPGTPISSPQTHQAIASNQVIYADGNEVAYRCSISPGCRLGAALVIPLVGEEGGVIGTIKLYEPRTKIFSTINRTLGEGVARLLSNQILAGRYEQQKALLAQSEIKLLHAQVNPHFLFNALNTISAVIRNDPERARQLVQNLSTFFRKNLKRPSQMATLADEVEHVSAYLQIELARFTGRLAVEIEVPDDLRHARLPAFSLQPLVENAIKHGTAQLLGDGRVRIAARREGGDLLLSVEDNAGLYEAKPGGDGLGMTIVDRRIRNRYGEDYGVSVACEPDVATRVTLRLPLEETVPA
- a CDS encoding polysaccharide deacetylase family protein — its product is MMTLFRHAVLPLAAALLALPVSAMAGQRSYAATHGAAPFVTEHLIPGSDLDLDQVDRTLPQARVVALTIDDGPDANDPRILDILRAHGAKATFFYIGAKIPAHHDIAKQVAASDNEVGSHTQTHPMTTDLKPAEREWNLAQAEKVLASVGVTATWFRPPFGDVDDALAALARRHGMATVLWTADSQDWKDSGPDIIRRRVTERLAPGAVVLMHSTKAATVAALPAILEEGERRGLRFVTMSEWDAAMRQSVTPEMALLHPASRRR
- a CDS encoding malonyl-CoA synthase; this encodes MSDNFFDIAAARFPADADSSFIELESGRRYSYRDLLEISGRYARLLAELGVAKGDRVAVQVEKSAEAVFLYLACLRAGAAYLPLNTAYTKAEVGYFLGDAEPKVFVCTPGNEAALADTAKGAGVGTLLTLGTGGDGSLPERAAGLDPEFDTVACAADDLAAILYTSGTTGRSKGAMMSHRNLSSNAATLHRVWGFRSDDVLLHALPIFHTHGLFVATNCVLMNGTGMLFLGKFDPDAVFRLLPQATVMMGVPTFYTRLLADPRLTPEAAAHMRLFISGSAPLLADTHREFRERTGHAILERYGMTETGMLTSNPLDGERIPGTVGFPLPEVSVRVADEKTGEPVAEGEIGVLEVKGPNVFSGYWRMPEKTAQEIRPGGWFITGDVGRIDERGYVHIIGRARDLVISGGFNVYPKEVETVIDAIDGVVESAVIGIPHPDFGEAVMAVVLRRPGAAVDEAAVVGACKEQLANFKVPKAVAFVDELPRNAMGKVQKNLLREANKGRLGA